A portion of the Adhaeribacter radiodurans genome contains these proteins:
- a CDS encoding SusD/RagB family nutrient-binding outer membrane lipoprotein, whose amino-acid sequence MKYIHKIILGTMGLVVPLAGCDTDELHNLNVNPQAVNQIDLNYLFTASELGIASNGSAGDNRFIDWRTNIGMTAYAIQHLANAGGGIAPGDKYQDNFETASAPFEFTYNDQLKNIAEILKQTGPGGFAEGKYQNMRNAARIVRAFSFHRLTDFYGNVPYFEANQGMEGIFFPKYDKQSAIYADLLKELDEASTALSATNPDEGFAKADFIYEGDVAKWKRWGNSLMLRLAMRISNVAPELSKQYVTKAVAGGVFTSNADNVWVKMGTGPSQWINQNGISRAFYPGDGGQPSYLSKTLVDFLKGTNQNSVADDDPRLMILSGGIADWSAAEWKPINTDPLAQKGMPNGLDQSGLDALEGGPVDQAKTYSRINFLMLQLDDPYMIMNYGEVELLLAEALERGIGSGITGTAAEHYNAGVKASMQMYTPYDASLIVSDAQVATYLAAYPYGSAKGALPMIYEQLWVNKFFNWWEAWSDWRRTEYPQLTPVNYQGNVTNGTIPVRLKYPSTEAAGNQNYATGATKPDTYTTKVWWDGGTE is encoded by the coding sequence ATGAAATACATACATAAAATTATTTTAGGTACGATGGGGCTGGTAGTTCCCTTAGCCGGTTGTGATACGGATGAGTTGCATAATTTAAATGTGAACCCACAAGCCGTAAATCAAATTGATTTAAATTACCTTTTTACCGCTTCAGAGTTAGGTATTGCCTCTAACGGATCAGCCGGCGATAACCGGTTTATCGATTGGCGAACTAATATTGGGATGACTGCTTACGCTATTCAGCATTTAGCGAATGCAGGCGGCGGTATTGCCCCTGGTGATAAATATCAGGATAATTTCGAGACTGCTTCTGCGCCTTTTGAATTTACCTATAACGACCAGTTAAAAAATATTGCTGAAATTCTGAAGCAAACTGGCCCAGGCGGATTTGCCGAAGGTAAATATCAGAATATGCGTAACGCAGCTCGGATTGTCAGAGCATTTAGCTTTCACCGGTTAACTGACTTTTACGGTAATGTTCCGTACTTTGAAGCTAACCAGGGTATGGAAGGTATTTTCTTTCCCAAGTATGATAAGCAATCGGCTATTTACGCCGACTTATTGAAGGAGTTAGATGAAGCTTCTACCGCTCTAAGTGCTACTAATCCGGACGAAGGATTTGCTAAAGCTGATTTTATTTATGAAGGCGATGTTGCTAAATGGAAAAGATGGGGTAACTCTCTAATGCTCCGATTAGCCATGCGGATCTCAAACGTAGCACCTGAATTATCTAAGCAATACGTGACCAAAGCCGTAGCCGGTGGCGTGTTTACCAGTAACGCGGATAACGTTTGGGTAAAAATGGGAACCGGACCAAGCCAGTGGATAAACCAAAACGGTATTTCTCGGGCTTTTTATCCGGGCGATGGTGGGCAGCCTTCTTACTTGAGTAAAACTCTGGTAGATTTTCTAAAAGGTACTAACCAAAATTCAGTTGCCGATGATGATCCGCGGTTAATGATTTTGAGCGGGGGTATTGCTGATTGGTCAGCTGCTGAGTGGAAACCTATTAACACCGACCCACTAGCTCAAAAAGGTATGCCAAATGGTTTAGATCAGAGTGGATTGGATGCTTTAGAAGGCGGTCCGGTAGATCAGGCTAAAACCTATTCGCGTATTAACTTCTTAATGCTGCAATTAGATGATCCGTATATGATTATGAACTACGGTGAAGTAGAATTGCTGTTGGCCGAAGCGCTGGAAAGAGGAATTGGCTCTGGCATTACTGGAACAGCTGCGGAGCATTACAATGCTGGCGTAAAAGCTTCTATGCAAATGTATACTCCTTATGATGCTTCTTTAATCGTATCGGATGCTCAGGTTGCTACTTACCTCGCTGCCTATCCATATGGTTCAGCTAAAGGAGCTTTACCAATGATTTATGAGCAATTGTGGGTGAATAAATTCTTTAACTGGTGGGAAGCCTGGTCTGACTGGAGAAGAACCGAGTATCCGCAGTTAACTCCGGTTAATTATCAAGGTAATGTTACTAATGGTACTATTCCGGTACGTTTAAAATATCCATCTACGGAAGCGGCCGGTAATCAAAATTACGCTACTGGTGCAACCAAACCAGATACCTACACTACTAAAGTGTGGTGGGATGGCGGAACAGAATAA
- a CDS encoding IS982 family transposase, with protein MEEQTIAIYCFIDDFFRTIGRKEDSHCKISDAEILTTALLAARYFYGNLHSACTYMQEHQGVQMIDKSGFIRRLHSLQQQLLALFTALSQSLKQLNTGSRYLIDSFPVAVCDNIRIPRSHLLQGAAYRGKNVSKRRYFYGFKVQVITTEAGLPVEFYIHAGSFADITAFQAMAVDLPDHSHLYADSAYTCYELEDLFSECEQVQLQVCRKSNSKRKDEPYQAFLKNYYRKRIETTFSGITNFFPKKIHAVTAQGFILKIMLFIFAYTLNLVVS; from the coding sequence ATGGAAGAACAGACCATAGCAATATACTGCTTTATTGACGATTTTTTTCGTACCATCGGTCGAAAAGAAGATAGTCATTGTAAAATTTCGGATGCCGAAATACTCACCACTGCTTTACTAGCTGCCCGCTACTTCTATGGAAACTTGCATTCGGCCTGTACCTATATGCAAGAACACCAAGGCGTACAGATGATCGATAAATCCGGCTTTATCCGCCGCTTACATAGTCTGCAGCAGCAACTGTTAGCCTTGTTCACCGCTTTAAGTCAAAGCCTCAAGCAACTCAATACCGGCAGTCGCTATCTGATCGATTCTTTTCCGGTAGCCGTTTGTGACAATATTCGTATTCCCCGCTCGCACCTTTTACAAGGAGCAGCTTACCGCGGTAAGAACGTGAGCAAAAGGCGTTATTTTTATGGCTTTAAGGTGCAAGTTATTACCACCGAAGCAGGCCTACCAGTTGAGTTTTACATCCACGCCGGCTCCTTTGCTGATATCACGGCCTTTCAGGCCATGGCGGTAGATCTGCCCGATCATAGTCACCTGTACGCCGATAGTGCTTACACCTGCTATGAACTGGAAGATCTTTTCAGCGAATGCGAACAAGTCCAGCTGCAAGTCTGCCGCAAGTCCAACAGCAAAAGAAAAGATGAGCCCTATCAGGCTTTTTTGAAAAACTATTATCGCAAACGCATCGAAACTACCTTTAGCGGTATCACTAATTTCTTCCCTAAGAAGATTCATGCCGTCACTGCTCAAGGATTTATACTCAAAATAATGCTCTTTATTTTCGCTTATACCCTCAACCTAGTAGTTTCATAG